In Arenicella chitinivorans, one genomic interval encodes:
- a CDS encoding PQQ-dependent sugar dehydrogenase: MLQFRGLAVRLLFFSLLSIVLSQVALARDEYRGWWQEEYGAQSTSGDAVCQLCHERGGGGNGWNRYGWLVRSLYLSNSDITDIEQRLKQSLSDVENFATDPNDAGSPTFLQEIQANAQPGWRQTDNNRIRYVDDPDKFIGPPASLPCALLVDAGDSELTCSTRNPIPTSIPAGATVKLTTVATGFTAPVSALSAPGEPESIYVVEQGGQIWRVNLRTGEKRLFLDFSNKLVANYGNPIPSFPGYDERGLLGFVFHPDYATNGKVITYISEDFQTGRAHFSTMPPGQDPDHQSVVTEWVVLNPLSPTPSASNERILMVVDQPQFNHNGGMLAFGPDGYLYIALGDGGLRNDEGVGHSSDGNGQDIDTILGSIVRIHSDAVAPINGRYGVPTDNPFFGSSGLHEVYVYGLRNPYRFSVETRGSNDFDLYIGDVGQDAIEEVNRVSSNNPGVNLGWNHKEGSFYFSVIDGTTYVSPTPPFGVNLPPMQDPIVEYDHEEGISVIGGYVYRGSAVSALQGHYVFADWGRGFANNGRLFMIAGNNQLREIRVTNGVSMHITGFGKDANQELYVVGSPDFVVSANTGLLQRVEPEDDMCLPIKTRRETLALICL; this comes from the coding sequence ATGTTGCAATTTCGGGGTTTGGCAGTAAGACTGCTGTTCTTCTCGCTGCTGTCGATCGTATTAAGTCAAGTTGCGTTAGCGCGGGACGAGTATCGTGGTTGGTGGCAGGAAGAATACGGCGCGCAGTCTACGTCGGGCGACGCGGTGTGTCAGTTGTGTCATGAGCGAGGTGGGGGTGGTAATGGGTGGAACCGGTATGGTTGGTTGGTTCGATCCCTCTACCTTTCAAACTCAGATATCACTGACATTGAACAGCGTTTGAAACAAAGTTTGTCCGATGTCGAAAACTTTGCCACCGACCCGAATGATGCCGGAAGCCCGACATTTCTGCAGGAGATCCAGGCGAATGCACAACCTGGTTGGCGTCAAACTGACAATAACCGTATTCGCTACGTTGACGATCCCGATAAATTCATCGGTCCACCGGCATCGTTGCCGTGTGCGTTATTGGTCGATGCCGGCGATAGCGAGCTTACCTGCTCCACGCGCAACCCGATTCCGACATCCATCCCCGCCGGCGCAACGGTGAAATTAACCACCGTGGCCACCGGCTTTACCGCCCCCGTTTCTGCGCTGTCTGCGCCCGGCGAGCCTGAATCAATTTACGTGGTGGAGCAGGGTGGTCAAATTTGGCGAGTCAATCTGAGGACCGGCGAGAAACGGCTTTTTCTGGATTTCAGTAACAAACTCGTGGCTAACTATGGGAATCCTATACCAAGTTTTCCTGGCTATGACGAGCGTGGTTTACTTGGGTTCGTGTTTCACCCGGATTACGCAACCAACGGCAAAGTGATCACCTATATTTCAGAGGATTTTCAAACTGGGCGTGCACATTTTTCAACCATGCCGCCCGGACAGGACCCTGATCACCAGTCGGTGGTTACGGAGTGGGTAGTGCTCAACCCGTTGTCGCCGACGCCAAGTGCGTCTAACGAACGTATTTTGATGGTGGTTGATCAACCGCAATTCAATCACAATGGTGGCATGCTGGCCTTCGGACCCGATGGGTATCTCTACATTGCTTTGGGTGATGGTGGTCTGCGCAATGATGAAGGCGTAGGGCATAGTAGCGATGGGAATGGCCAAGACATTGACACGATCCTGGGGAGCATTGTACGTATTCATAGCGATGCCGTGGCACCGATCAACGGACGGTATGGTGTGCCGACCGATAATCCGTTTTTTGGCAGCAGCGGTTTGCATGAAGTTTATGTGTACGGTCTCCGTAACCCGTACCGGTTCTCTGTAGAAACTAGGGGGTCAAATGATTTTGATTTGTATATTGGTGACGTCGGTCAAGATGCAATTGAGGAAGTCAATCGTGTTTCCTCCAACAACCCAGGCGTCAATTTAGGCTGGAACCATAAGGAAGGCAGCTTTTATTTCTCGGTGATTGACGGCACCACATACGTGTCGCCAACGCCACCATTTGGCGTGAATCTGCCGCCGATGCAAGATCCGATTGTGGAGTATGACCACGAAGAAGGGATATCCGTCATAGGAGGTTATGTCTATCGCGGCTCGGCAGTTTCAGCGCTTCAAGGTCATTATGTTTTTGCTGACTGGGGCCGAGGGTTTGCTAACAACGGGCGCTTGTTTATGATCGCCGGGAATAATCAACTTCGAGAAATACGTGTTACGAACGGTGTGTCGATGCACATTACCGGGTTTGGGAAAGACGCTAACCAGGAATTGTATGTGGTAGGAAGCCCAGACTTTGTGGTGTCCGCCAACACGGGACTATTACAGCGTGTGGAGCCAGAAGACGACATGTGCTTGCCTATTAAGACACGACGCGAAACATTGGCGTTAATTTGTCTATAA
- a CDS encoding DUF934 domain-containing protein gives MTANRNLKARPKATPDRIQNSVQSTKAIVNRTIVDATMLHVAETDTLTVDDLPSQAVSVPLNLWLDHSEAIVARGKPVAVQLAADEAPEDIAEQLNDIDIIVLPFVSHADGRSYSHAYKLRTRFGFKGEIRAIGDVKFDQLGFLSRVGFDAFELPDGESLETALRAFNEFSEVYQPSADQGRLIFSRRRAIH, from the coding sequence ATGACGGCAAATCGAAATCTTAAAGCTCGACCGAAGGCTACTCCAGACCGAATTCAAAATAGTGTTCAGTCTACCAAAGCCATCGTTAATCGAACGATTGTTGACGCCACCATGCTGCATGTGGCTGAGACCGATACCTTAACAGTCGACGACCTGCCATCTCAGGCGGTCAGCGTGCCATTAAACCTGTGGTTAGATCACAGCGAGGCAATAGTCGCGCGTGGCAAACCAGTCGCCGTACAGCTTGCAGCTGACGAAGCTCCAGAGGACATAGCCGAGCAACTGAACGACATAGATATCATTGTTCTACCCTTTGTTAGTCATGCTGATGGACGATCGTATTCACACGCCTATAAACTGCGTACACGTTTTGGATTCAAGGGTGAAATTCGCGCTATTGGGGATGTGAAGTTTGATCAACTTGGGTTTCTATCTCGTGTTGGCTTCGATGCGTTTGAGTTACCGGATGGCGAAAGCTTGGAAACCGCCCTACGCGCATTCAACGAATTTAGCGAAGTCTACCAGCCTTCCGCTGATCAAGGCCGCCTAATTTTTTCGCGTCGGCGCGCTATTCACTGA
- a CDS encoding DUF1800 family protein, whose translation MSVINMYLLDGLSAFVLELGKIEPESVTITSSFQASFQNTGQDTELCFVVSAPGFSIGDLSISINGVAQTGSARPRTGENCYVIPAAQQQGENIILFNVGPGVTVNLSRAGIDPASRSRLGLNSLTRSSWDERAVRKVLKIFAFGGHATDAQIREWSYMQPRVAIAEMLNFSEHNAKLSPLARGEKYTDTAFAHGTMRSFYEFIASESSDIPIPVSARQYLSIDGYRFDSTFARMIAVRGLNPFRQRIGFWETNYHLATNLDAGVSRQQMVQYYDEIMAAHEARRPYHEIMGVAAKSAAVAIQYGHYRNRWRTSNGESYCDCNDDFAREIHQLFYGIFGANDPNHEDGTIRETAKMLTDMDVPYIEDFGRDIHVDFDTRYHHTNSLTILGQTISGANASAKIDNLMPISIMHPESLRNLPVMIISTLADDNLNESRRNQLRAAWAALGTNKDFLTFIHAYATSELFHGPNQLKYLTSFERAFYMANKFNIDNIEAYLSNDWVDGRAGREVDAVMEGDNASEIFRPLHNVFGGQNSTEASDSAVAFEKNYNRSATQESWEFERELPVDCGTCDLGQPWVKDWTKVIPSVNGGYTADYVAEWLWRHVVGNFVNYTSLERAHLVAILGARRLPRADGTEYSWQQSNRNTYFDINHLLCIREDRRAVNLSNNSLADLMHFDSWNNYCAHGDDGEADYTEVEEGAFNFSFNGQQLDSSNTDPFPYLRGLVEELAVSPVMLNSNDPITRRRANEHLQAAIAFIFATPYVFAEGE comes from the coding sequence ATGAGCGTAATCAACATGTATTTGTTGGATGGCCTTTCAGCCTTTGTGCTCGAATTAGGCAAAATCGAACCGGAATCAGTCACGATCACCTCATCATTTCAAGCCAGTTTTCAAAATACCGGCCAAGATACCGAGTTGTGCTTTGTCGTTTCTGCCCCAGGTTTTTCGATTGGTGATTTATCGATCAGTATAAATGGTGTGGCACAAACAGGCAGCGCGCGCCCCAGAACAGGTGAAAACTGTTACGTCATTCCAGCTGCTCAACAACAAGGCGAAAATATAATCCTGTTCAATGTGGGACCGGGGGTGACGGTAAATTTGAGTCGTGCTGGTATCGACCCTGCAAGTCGGAGTCGACTTGGATTAAACTCGTTAACACGCAGCAGCTGGGACGAGCGCGCGGTACGAAAAGTACTCAAGATTTTTGCATTTGGTGGACACGCGACGGATGCACAGATCCGGGAGTGGTCTTATATGCAGCCGCGGGTAGCAATAGCTGAGATGTTGAACTTCAGTGAACATAACGCCAAGTTGTCGCCGTTGGCACGCGGAGAAAAGTACACAGACACAGCGTTCGCGCACGGCACAATGCGATCGTTCTATGAGTTTATAGCGTCAGAAAGCTCGGATATCCCGATTCCAGTATCTGCACGACAATATTTATCGATCGATGGTTACCGTTTTGACAGCACTTTCGCGCGCATGATCGCGGTGCGGGGTTTGAACCCGTTCCGCCAGCGTATCGGGTTCTGGGAAACTAACTATCATCTAGCGACTAACCTAGACGCGGGTGTGAGTCGCCAACAGATGGTTCAATATTACGATGAGATTATGGCGGCGCATGAAGCGCGACGACCCTACCATGAAATTATGGGTGTGGCAGCTAAATCTGCGGCAGTGGCGATTCAATACGGCCACTACCGAAATCGTTGGCGCACCTCAAACGGGGAGAGCTACTGTGACTGCAACGACGATTTTGCACGAGAAATCCACCAGTTGTTCTACGGTATTTTTGGCGCCAACGACCCCAATCATGAGGATGGGACGATCCGCGAAACAGCCAAAATGTTGACCGATATGGATGTGCCGTACATCGAAGACTTTGGGCGCGATATTCACGTAGACTTCGATACGCGATATCACCATACCAATAGTTTGACGATCCTTGGGCAAACCATTTCGGGTGCCAATGCTAGTGCCAAAATTGATAACTTAATGCCGATATCGATAATGCACCCAGAGAGCTTGCGTAACCTGCCGGTCATGATTATCTCTACCTTAGCAGATGACAATCTAAACGAATCGCGGCGCAATCAATTACGGGCTGCCTGGGCGGCATTGGGTACGAACAAAGACTTTCTGACGTTCATTCATGCTTACGCGACGTCTGAATTGTTTCATGGTCCTAATCAACTCAAGTATTTGACCAGTTTTGAGCGTGCCTTCTACATGGCGAACAAGTTTAACATCGATAACATCGAGGCTTATTTGAGCAATGATTGGGTCGACGGTCGTGCTGGGAGAGAGGTAGACGCGGTAATGGAGGGCGACAATGCCAGTGAGATCTTTAGACCATTGCACAATGTATTTGGCGGACAAAACTCGACTGAGGCTTCTGATTCAGCGGTGGCATTTGAGAAAAATTATAATCGTAGCGCTACGCAGGAATCTTGGGAGTTCGAACGGGAATTACCGGTCGACTGCGGTACTTGCGATCTTGGACAACCTTGGGTGAAGGATTGGACCAAGGTGATACCCTCAGTGAATGGCGGCTACACAGCCGATTACGTCGCCGAATGGCTGTGGCGTCACGTGGTTGGTAACTTTGTGAATTACACTTCGCTAGAGCGAGCGCATTTAGTCGCGATTTTGGGTGCCCGACGTTTACCGCGTGCAGATGGGACTGAATACAGTTGGCAACAAAGTAATCGAAATACGTATTTCGATATAAACCATCTATTGTGCATTCGAGAAGATCGTAGAGCGGTGAACCTGTCTAACAACAGCCTAGCTGATCTTATGCACTTTGATAGCTGGAACAACTATTGCGCACATGGTGATGATGGTGAAGCTGACTACACAGAGGTCGAAGAGGGCGCGTTTAATTTTAGCTTCAACGGTCAGCAACTCGACTCAAGTAACACTGATCCATTCCCGTATCTACGAGGACTCGTTGAAGAACTTGCAGTGAGCCCCGTTATGCTTAACTCGAACGACCCGATTACACGACGACGTGCTAATGAGCACTTACAAGCGGCGATAGCCTTTATCTTTGCGACCCCGTACGTGTTCGCGGAAGGAGAATAA
- a CDS encoding nitrite/sulfite reductase, whose translation MYQYDSIDKTIVNERVAQFRDQVQRHLAGELSAADLQPLRLRNGLYMQIHAHMLRVSIPYGMLNSGQMRTLAHIARKYDKGYGHFTTRQNIQYNWPELADVPDILADLAEVEMHAIQTSGNCIRNISSDQYAGVAPDEIIDPRPYCEIIRQWSTLHPEFYWLPRKFKIAVTGATNDRAAVQFHDIGLEVIKNSQQEIGFRVYVGGGLGRTPVIGKVIKEFLPREDILSYCEAILRVYNLHGRRDNKYKARIKILVNALGIEEFRTQVEAEWAHFKDQALKLHEVDFETMQAFFPLPTYETLNDGDARLEKWRALDTRFNAWYEHNTSAHKQAGYRIVNVSLKEHGVAPGDATDAQMDAIADIADQYAFGEIRTTHEQNLVLADVRQQDLLDVWKALDAVRLATPNIGSVNDMICCPGLDFCSLANASSISIAKQINEKFTDFNELYDIGEVKLKMSGCMNACGHHHVGHIGILGVDKKGEEWYQLTLGGDASNQAELGTRLGPAIAKDKVGDAVVDILTVYKHQRQSDERLLDTFRRVGVEPFKEQVYAEQAS comes from the coding sequence ATGTATCAATACGATTCCATCGACAAAACCATCGTCAACGAACGAGTCGCCCAGTTCCGCGATCAAGTGCAGCGCCACTTGGCGGGCGAACTAAGTGCTGCGGATCTGCAACCATTGCGTCTGCGTAACGGTCTGTACATGCAGATACATGCACATATGCTTCGCGTCTCAATCCCGTACGGCATGCTGAATTCCGGCCAAATGCGCACTTTGGCGCATATTGCTCGTAAATACGACAAGGGTTATGGTCATTTTACTACGCGTCAAAACATTCAGTATAACTGGCCAGAACTTGCGGACGTGCCGGATATTCTTGCTGATTTAGCCGAAGTTGAAATGCACGCGATTCAGACCAGCGGTAATTGCATTCGCAATATTTCATCCGATCAGTATGCCGGTGTGGCGCCCGATGAAATTATCGACCCGCGGCCCTACTGTGAAATTATTCGGCAATGGTCGACCCTGCATCCCGAATTCTACTGGTTGCCACGCAAGTTCAAGATTGCGGTCACTGGCGCAACCAATGATCGCGCTGCGGTGCAGTTTCATGACATTGGCTTGGAAGTGATTAAGAATTCACAACAAGAAATTGGCTTTCGCGTTTACGTTGGCGGTGGTCTAGGACGCACGCCGGTTATTGGCAAGGTGATTAAGGAATTTCTGCCGCGTGAAGACATCTTGTCCTACTGTGAAGCGATTCTTCGAGTTTATAACCTGCACGGTCGTCGTGATAATAAATACAAAGCGCGCATCAAGATCCTGGTAAACGCCTTGGGCATCGAAGAGTTCCGTACTCAAGTGGAGGCCGAATGGGCACACTTTAAGGACCAGGCGCTTAAGCTACACGAGGTCGATTTCGAAACAATGCAAGCGTTCTTTCCGCTCCCAACTTATGAGACTCTGAACGACGGCGACGCACGACTCGAGAAATGGCGCGCACTTGATACTCGCTTCAACGCCTGGTATGAACACAATACGTCTGCGCACAAACAAGCCGGGTACCGCATTGTAAATGTGTCATTGAAAGAACACGGCGTGGCCCCCGGTGATGCGACCGATGCTCAAATGGACGCCATCGCGGATATCGCTGACCAGTATGCATTTGGTGAAATTCGCACGACTCACGAACAAAACTTGGTGTTAGCCGATGTTCGGCAACAAGACTTATTGGATGTCTGGAAGGCACTGGACGCCGTTAGACTGGCGACCCCGAATATTGGTTCTGTCAATGATATGATCTGCTGCCCTGGCCTCGACTTTTGTTCACTCGCTAACGCCAGCTCCATTTCTATTGCGAAACAAATCAATGAAAAGTTTACCGACTTCAACGAGCTTTACGACATTGGTGAAGTGAAGCTGAAAATGTCAGGCTGTATGAATGCCTGTGGACACCACCATGTTGGCCATATAGGTATTTTAGGCGTCGATAAAAAAGGCGAAGAATGGTACCAATTGACGCTTGGCGGCGATGCCAGCAATCAAGCTGAACTGGGTACGCGATTAGGCCCGGCCATTGCCAAAGACAAAGTTGGCGATGCTGTGGTCGACATTTTGACGGTATACAAGCACCAACGCCAAAGTGACGAACGCTTACTCGACACTTTTCGTCGCGTTGGTGTGGAACCATTTAAAGAGCAAGTCTATGCGGAGCAAGCGTCATGA
- a CDS encoding MBL fold metallo-hydrolase, translating into MSALTAESETKKELVYPFKKFWSPEPGELYEVAEGVFWLRMPLPIALDHINLWLLRDGDDWTIVDTGYDAESCKAVWHAVFEQVINPTRVTRIVVTHFHPDHIGLAAWLSQRCDCRIYITQGELGLYRKIHSRQQSRVRDMVHAYLQELGFDATATDTYVPFFLSDPKPVNERVQPSQCEILQEHDELQINGQVWRVICGNGHSPEHACLYNADQNLLIAGDQAIPRISSNVSVYPANRHADPLGDWISSCEKLRDTVPAETVILPSHQEPFIGIQTRMQQLINDHLSQLNQLRLAVQAPISAVQARNILFARKLNVVDTLLATGETLAHLNYLLHRREIAAKTGADGVMLYYQRR; encoded by the coding sequence GTGAGTGCACTGACCGCTGAATCCGAGACCAAGAAAGAATTGGTCTATCCATTCAAAAAATTTTGGAGCCCCGAGCCTGGTGAGCTGTATGAAGTCGCTGAGGGCGTATTTTGGTTGCGTATGCCGCTGCCGATTGCCTTGGACCATATTAACCTTTGGTTGTTGCGAGATGGTGATGACTGGACGATTGTGGATACCGGCTACGACGCTGAGAGCTGCAAAGCGGTTTGGCATGCTGTGTTTGAGCAGGTGATCAATCCGACCCGAGTAACGCGGATCGTAGTCACGCACTTCCACCCAGATCACATTGGGTTGGCAGCTTGGTTATCTCAGCGCTGTGACTGTCGAATTTACATCACACAGGGAGAGTTGGGTCTGTATCGGAAAATTCATTCCCGACAACAGTCACGTGTACGCGATATGGTGCACGCTTACTTGCAGGAGTTGGGGTTTGATGCGACAGCAACTGATACTTATGTTCCGTTCTTTTTAAGCGATCCAAAACCGGTGAACGAGCGCGTTCAGCCGAGCCAATGTGAGATACTGCAAGAGCATGATGAGTTGCAGATCAATGGTCAGGTCTGGCGCGTGATTTGTGGCAATGGCCATTCCCCTGAACATGCGTGCTTGTACAATGCAGATCAAAACCTGTTGATTGCCGGCGATCAAGCGATTCCACGTATTTCATCGAACGTCAGCGTCTACCCGGCCAATCGCCACGCGGATCCATTGGGAGACTGGATTTCGTCGTGTGAAAAATTGCGGGACACTGTCCCGGCAGAGACTGTCATTCTGCCATCACACCAAGAGCCATTCATTGGTATCCAGACGAGAATGCAACAGCTGATTAATGACCACCTAAGTCAATTAAATCAACTTCGGCTGGCGGTACAGGCGCCAATCTCAGCTGTTCAGGCCCGAAATATTTTGTTTGCGCGTAAGTTGAACGTGGTCGATACGCTTCTGGCGACTGGCGAAACGCTGGCACACTTGAACTATTTGCTGCATCGCCGAGAGATCGCGGCTAAAACTGGTGCCGATGGTGTGATGTTATATTATCAGCGTCGTTGA
- a CDS encoding SDR family NAD(P)-dependent oxidoreductase, with protein sequence MTSKTAFITGASVGIGRATANVLADQGYQLVLLARRAEKLDALAAQLSTPVHIIACDINDHAAVDAALHSMPEIFRNPDVLVNNAGLALGIKPADQTDWLDWQTMIQTNCLSLAYLTRKILPSMVERNQGHIINLGSIAGRYPYQGGNVYGATKAFVEQFSRNLRTDVLGKQIRVTNLSPGIIGNTEFSLVRLHGDESAANAVYDSCQALTPEDIAECIRWAVTLPAHVNINEIEVMPTCQAAGGLAIARD encoded by the coding sequence ATGACATCAAAAACAGCGTTTATTACCGGTGCCTCAGTCGGTATTGGTCGAGCTACGGCAAATGTGCTCGCGGACCAAGGGTATCAACTTGTATTATTGGCGCGCCGAGCAGAGAAGCTCGATGCATTGGCTGCTCAATTATCGACGCCGGTCCACATAATTGCCTGCGACATCAATGATCATGCCGCCGTCGATGCCGCGTTGCACAGCATGCCGGAAATATTTCGTAATCCAGATGTTTTGGTCAACAATGCAGGACTCGCCTTGGGGATCAAGCCTGCCGATCAGACAGACTGGTTGGACTGGCAAACCATGATCCAAACTAATTGTCTTTCGTTAGCCTACCTGACACGGAAAATCCTGCCATCAATGGTTGAACGTAATCAGGGACATATCATTAATCTCGGTTCGATTGCAGGACGTTACCCTTATCAGGGTGGGAATGTGTATGGCGCGACCAAGGCGTTCGTAGAGCAGTTTTCCCGTAATCTGCGCACCGATGTTTTGGGTAAACAAATACGCGTGACGAACCTGTCGCCAGGCATTATCGGTAACACAGAGTTTTCATTGGTGCGCTTGCATGGTGATGAGTCTGCGGCCAACGCGGTGTATGACTCGTGCCAAGCGTTAACGCCAGAAGACATCGCTGAATGCATTCGTTGGGCTGTGACGCTTCCGGCTCACGTGAATATCAATGAAATTGAAGTCATGCCGACATGTCAGGCCGCTGGTGGCCTTGCGATAGCCAGAGACTAG
- a CDS encoding DUF1501 domain-containing protein: MNRRQFLQSAFYSGLIYGTGALPTLVNEARAGFEPLQNRLLVNLFLDGGPDMRHLIVPAFDSNPNSFGYQYWSNRWRAHDVANNATAWQQRWNDDYYPITVGGNNWNGQQNPGGLNTGTTFGIWRHAGWLIDMFRAGNVALVCNAVGGTNRAHDLSTLQMHQGNVLSGLNNADRSGWGGRLARSAGGNAISVTNSPRAFCFGPVGDAPNYNPNAIDNRDLIAVQNSREMGLNVQDLTENQIYRPQHRMARALRSYYAGSRTEQVSQAYQKFMDHELKVRQFGELIRERLSDLPEPPLIEALHRAISINGQPVNPDSSNDARRVLRNGYGFGRQIRNLYDVCAANDLLDVRTVSMDYGGWDSHGDQRREANNPDINDPNVYRGIESGFKDIFGGQFAGGVQPFDDTQLHGGFSALWASLNSVDRNKIVLTIAGEFGRQIRDNGDGGTDHGKGNIMFVIGDNVRGGIYGELFPDAEVDKYADTSLRTPDIDPRTSIDPIFSRVCDWVSPNSGSIVFPRMAPGYSGEQAIIESAGMFNSLFI; the protein is encoded by the coding sequence ATGAATAGACGACAATTCTTACAGTCTGCGTTTTACTCCGGATTAATCTATGGAACGGGCGCACTGCCTACGTTGGTAAATGAAGCACGTGCTGGGTTTGAACCGTTACAAAACCGCCTGCTGGTAAACTTATTTCTGGACGGTGGTCCTGATATGCGGCATTTGATTGTGCCGGCGTTTGACAGTAATCCAAATAGTTTTGGTTACCAATATTGGAGTAATCGGTGGCGGGCACATGATGTTGCCAATAATGCGACCGCTTGGCAACAACGTTGGAACGATGATTACTACCCTATCACCGTTGGTGGAAATAATTGGAATGGCCAACAAAACCCAGGTGGGCTCAACACGGGAACGACCTTTGGTATTTGGCGGCACGCAGGTTGGTTGATTGATATGTTCCGTGCCGGGAATGTGGCCTTAGTATGTAATGCTGTTGGTGGTACCAATCGAGCGCACGACTTATCGACGCTACAAATGCACCAAGGAAACGTACTATCTGGTTTGAACAATGCCGATAGATCAGGTTGGGGTGGTCGCTTAGCGCGCTCAGCTGGGGGGAATGCAATCTCAGTAACCAATAGCCCGCGAGCGTTTTGTTTTGGTCCGGTCGGTGATGCACCGAATTACAACCCGAACGCGATCGACAATCGCGATTTAATTGCGGTACAAAACTCGCGAGAAATGGGTCTAAATGTACAAGATTTGACAGAGAATCAAATCTATCGACCACAGCATAGAATGGCCCGAGCACTGAGGAGTTATTATGCAGGTAGCAGGACCGAGCAAGTTAGTCAGGCATATCAAAAATTTATGGACCATGAGCTGAAGGTGCGACAGTTTGGTGAGTTGATACGAGAGCGTTTGAGTGACTTGCCAGAGCCACCACTGATTGAAGCATTGCATCGAGCAATCAGTATTAACGGTCAGCCAGTGAATCCGGACAGTAGCAACGATGCGCGGCGCGTATTACGCAATGGTTATGGTTTTGGACGGCAAATACGAAACCTGTATGACGTCTGTGCTGCCAATGATTTGCTTGATGTACGCACTGTGTCGATGGATTACGGTGGCTGGGACAGCCATGGTGACCAACGCCGCGAAGCTAACAACCCAGATATCAACGATCCGAACGTGTATCGCGGCATCGAAAGTGGGTTTAAAGATATTTTCGGTGGGCAGTTCGCGGGTGGTGTTCAGCCATTTGACGACACCCAATTGCATGGGGGGTTCTCTGCACTGTGGGCATCACTAAATTCGGTTGATCGAAACAAAATTGTGCTGACCATAGCAGGCGAATTTGGCCGCCAGATCCGAGACAATGGCGATGGCGGCACGGACCATGGAAAAGGCAATATCATGTTTGTAATCGGTGATAACGTTCGCGGTGGTATTTACGGCGAACTGTTTCCAGACGCCGAAGTCGATAAGTATGCAGACACTTCTCTGAGGACACCGGATATTGATCCGCGGACCAGTATAGATCCGATCTTTTCACGCGTGTGTGATTGGGTGTCGCCGAATTCTGGTTCTATTGTGTTCCCAAGAATGGCACCAGGTTACAGTGGCGAACAAGCGATAATCGAATCGGCAGGCATGTTCAATAGTTTGTTCATTTAA